Proteins from a single region of Sphaerodactylus townsendi isolate TG3544 unplaced genomic scaffold, MPM_Stown_v2.3 scaffold_19, whole genome shotgun sequence:
- the GRINA gene encoding protein lifeguard 1 isoform X1, whose amino-acid sequence MSHEKSFLVSGDPFPGQQPPVPPGYAQPPYPTAPYPQPQFSPAAYGQPGYPAAGPYPQGPYPAAGPYPQGPYPAAGPYPQGPYPAAGPYPQGPYPQGPYPQGPYTQPQPVGPEDQGCGSRPPIYVIWRSGTVASRIAPLHSNYHEDGPPSYYDNQDFPTTNWDDKNIRQAFIRKVFLVLTLQLSVTFAFVAVFTFVDEVRGFVRKNVWTYYVSYAVFFISLIVLSCCGEFRRKHPWNLVALSILTLCLSYMVGMIASFYNTEVVIMAVGITAAVCFTVVIFSLQTKYDFTSCRGVLIVCLVVLLIFAILCIFIRNRILDIVYASLGALLFTCFLAVDTQMILGNKQLAISPEEYVFAALNLYTDIINIFLYILAIIGRAKE is encoded by the exons ATGTCGCACGAGAAGAGCTTCCTGGTGTCGGGTGACCCTTTCCCCGGGCAACAGCCCCCTGTCCCACCGGGCTACGCCCAGCCTCCGTACCCAACCGCTCCCTACCCTCAGCCGCAGTTTTCTCCTGCAGCCTATGGCCAGCCTGGCTACCCAGCCGCGGGGCCCTACCCGCAGGGCCCTTATCCGGCTGCGGGGCCCTACCCGCAGGGCCCATATCCAGCCGCGGGGCCCTACCCACAGGGCCCATATCCAGCTGCGGGGCCCTACCCACAGGGACCCTATCCACAGGGGCCATACCCGCAGGGACCGTACACCCAACCGCAACCTGTTGGCCCAGAGGATCAAGGCT GTGGAAGCAGGCCCCCTATCTATGTGATCTGGAGATCAGGCACCGTGGCCTCCAGGATTG CGCCACTGCACAGCAACTACCACGAGGACGGGCCTCCTTCCTACTATGATAACCAGGATTTCCCCACCACGAACTGGGACGATAAGAACATCCGCCAGGCCTTCATCCGCAag GTGTTCCTGGTGCTGACCCTCCAGCTGTCCGTCACCTTCGCCTTCGTGGCTGTCTTCACCTTTGTCGACGAGGTCAGGGGCTTCGTGAGGAAGAATGTCTGGACTTACTACGTCTCCTACGCCGTCTTCTTCATTTCGCTCATTGTGCTCAGCTGCTGCGGAGAGTTCCGGCGCAAGCACCCCTGGAACCTTGTGGCCCTG TCCATCTTGACCTTGTGCCTCTCCTACATGGTGGGCATGATTGCCAGCTTCTATAACACGGAAGTCGTCATCATGGCGGTGGGCATCACGGCTGCGGTCTGCTTCACGGTCGTCATCTTCTCCCTGCAG ACCAAGTACGACTTCACCTCCTGCCGGGGGGTGCTCATTGTCTGCCTGGTGGTGCTGCTGATCTTTGCCATCCTGTGCATCTTCATCCGGAACCGCATCCTGGACATCGTCTACGCCTCCCTCGGGGCCCTGCTCTTCACTTGC TTCCTGGCCGTGGACACGCAGATGATCCTGGGGAACAAGCAGCTGGCCATCAGCCCCGAGGAGTACGTCTTTGCCGCCCTCAACCTCTACACAGACATTATCAACATCTTCCTGTACATCTTGGCCATCATCGGGCGCGCCAAGGAGTAG
- the GRINA gene encoding protein lifeguard 1 isoform X2, protein MSHEKSFLVSGDPFPGQQPPVPPGYAQPPYPTAPYPQPQFSPAAYGQPGYPAAGPYPQGPYPAAGPYPQGPYPAAGPYPQGPYPAAGPYPQGPYPQGPYPQGPYTQPQPVGPEDQGSPLHSNYHEDGPPSYYDNQDFPTTNWDDKNIRQAFIRKVFLVLTLQLSVTFAFVAVFTFVDEVRGFVRKNVWTYYVSYAVFFISLIVLSCCGEFRRKHPWNLVALSILTLCLSYMVGMIASFYNTEVVIMAVGITAAVCFTVVIFSLQTKYDFTSCRGVLIVCLVVLLIFAILCIFIRNRILDIVYASLGALLFTCFLAVDTQMILGNKQLAISPEEYVFAALNLYTDIINIFLYILAIIGRAKE, encoded by the exons ATGTCGCACGAGAAGAGCTTCCTGGTGTCGGGTGACCCTTTCCCCGGGCAACAGCCCCCTGTCCCACCGGGCTACGCCCAGCCTCCGTACCCAACCGCTCCCTACCCTCAGCCGCAGTTTTCTCCTGCAGCCTATGGCCAGCCTGGCTACCCAGCCGCGGGGCCCTACCCGCAGGGCCCTTATCCGGCTGCGGGGCCCTACCCGCAGGGCCCATATCCAGCCGCGGGGCCCTACCCACAGGGCCCATATCCAGCTGCGGGGCCCTACCCACAGGGACCCTATCCACAGGGGCCATACCCGCAGGGACCGTACACCCAACCGCAACCTGTTGGCCCAGAGGATCAAGGCT CGCCACTGCACAGCAACTACCACGAGGACGGGCCTCCTTCCTACTATGATAACCAGGATTTCCCCACCACGAACTGGGACGATAAGAACATCCGCCAGGCCTTCATCCGCAag GTGTTCCTGGTGCTGACCCTCCAGCTGTCCGTCACCTTCGCCTTCGTGGCTGTCTTCACCTTTGTCGACGAGGTCAGGGGCTTCGTGAGGAAGAATGTCTGGACTTACTACGTCTCCTACGCCGTCTTCTTCATTTCGCTCATTGTGCTCAGCTGCTGCGGAGAGTTCCGGCGCAAGCACCCCTGGAACCTTGTGGCCCTG TCCATCTTGACCTTGTGCCTCTCCTACATGGTGGGCATGATTGCCAGCTTCTATAACACGGAAGTCGTCATCATGGCGGTGGGCATCACGGCTGCGGTCTGCTTCACGGTCGTCATCTTCTCCCTGCAG ACCAAGTACGACTTCACCTCCTGCCGGGGGGTGCTCATTGTCTGCCTGGTGGTGCTGCTGATCTTTGCCATCCTGTGCATCTTCATCCGGAACCGCATCCTGGACATCGTCTACGCCTCCCTCGGGGCCCTGCTCTTCACTTGC TTCCTGGCCGTGGACACGCAGATGATCCTGGGGAACAAGCAGCTGGCCATCAGCCCCGAGGAGTACGTCTTTGCCGCCCTCAACCTCTACACAGACATTATCAACATCTTCCTGTACATCTTGGCCATCATCGGGCGCGCCAAGGAGTAG